The Microcebus murinus isolate Inina chromosome 4, M.murinus_Inina_mat1.0, whole genome shotgun sequence genome has a segment encoding these proteins:
- the SMTNL1 gene encoding smoothelin-like protein 1, translating to MEQKEEKPPEDGSPVSPTTENPGTPGAGVPAEETKGTAGKTTNKEPPDGTGKQEKAPVEDGISAEANGLDEVKVEAQREAGGREDAKAELTREDGAKEEPTAASQEITDRKEESKSEAKEAEAKEESALAPEKQKADAKEAKADSGERAGANDKDKPEPKEASGEEVAKAAPQENNCKMEEPTVEPQEKAADKEATTESQKAAVNDEAKAEPQEAGGEEEARSDAKEDVEPGSPNGEQEQDVDKEPEGGAGVTPSSPEEWPESPTEEGHGLSPDGLGPGSTASGETSPSASESSPSEVPQSPPEPPPTEKKEKAPERRVSAPARPRGARAQNRKAIVDKFGGAASGPTALFRNTKAAGAAIGGVKNMLLEWCRAMTRHYEHVDIQNFSSSWSSGMAFCALIHKFFPDAFDYAELDPTKRRHNFTLAFNTAEKLADCAQLLEVDDMVRLAVPDSKCVYTYIQELYRSLVQKGLVKTKKK from the exons ATGGAGCAGAAGGAGGAGAAGCCCCCTGAGGATGGGAGCCCTGTGTCCCCCACCACAGAGAACCCAGGGACGCCAGGAGCTGGAGTCCCTGCAGAGGAGACCAAGGGCACGGCTGGGAAGACCACCAACAAGGAGCCTCCAGACGGGACGGGAAAGCAGGAAAAAGCCCCAGTCGAGGATGGCATTTCAGCGGAAGCAAATGGGTTAGATGAGGTCAAGGTGGAAGCCCAGAGGGAGGCTGGTGGGAGAGAGGATGCCAAGGCTGAACTTACAAGGGAGGATGGCGCAAAGGAAGAGCCCACAGCGGCTTCCCAGGAGATAACAGACAGGAAAGAAGAGAGCAAGTCTGAAGCCAAGGAGGCTGAGGCGAAAGAGGAGAGCGCGCTGGCCCCCGAGAAGCAGAAGGCTGATGCGAAAGAGGCCAAGGCTGACTCTGGGGAGAGAGCCGGTGCCAATGACAAAGATAAGCCTGAACCCAAGGAGGCCAGTGGGGAGGAGGTGGCCAAGGCAGCCCCTCAGGAGAACAACTGCAAGATGGAGGAGCCCACCGTCGAACCCCAGGAGAAAGCTGCCGACAAAGAGGCCACGACTGAATCTCAGAAGGCTGCTGTGAACGACGAGGCTAAGGCCGAACCTCAGGAGGCCGGTGGAGAAGAGGAGGCCAGAAGTGATGCCAAGGAGGACGTG GAGCCAGGCAGTCCCAACGGAGAGCAGGAGCAGGACGTGGACAAAGAgccagagggaggggcaggggtgacTCCCAGCTCCCCCGAGGAGTGGCCTGAGAGCCCCACGGAGGAGGGCCACGGCCTCAGCCCAG ATGGGTTGGGTCCAGGCTCCACAGCTTCTGGAGAGACCAGTCCTTCAGCCAG TGAATCTTCACCCAGTGAGGTGCCCCAGAGCCCCCCGGAGCCCCCTCCCacggagaagaaggagaaggcaCCAGAGCGCAGGGTGTCAgcccctgcccggcccagggGCGCCCGAGCACAGAACCGTAAAGCCATCGTGGACAAGTTTGGCGG GGCAGCCTCGGGCCCCACAGCCCTGTTCCGGAACACTAAGGCAGCCGGGGCAGCCATTGGTGGTGTCAAGAACATGCTTTTAGAGTGGTGCCGGGCCATGACAAGACACTATGAG CACGTGGACATCCAGAACTTCTCCTCCAGCTGGAGCAGCGGCATGGCCTTCTGCGCCCTCATCCACAAGTTCTTCCCGGACGCCTTTGACTATGCTGAGCTCGACCCCACGAAGCGTCGGCACAACTTCACCCTGGCCTTCAACACAGCAGA GAAACTGGCCGACTGTGCCCAGCTGCTGGAGGTGGATGACATGGTGCGGCTGGCAGTGCCCGACTCCAAGTGTGTCTATACCTACATCCAGGAGCTCTATCGCAGCCTGGTGCAGAAAGGCCTGGTGAAGACCAAGAAGAAATAG